A single Botrytis cinerea B05.10 chromosome 1, complete sequence DNA region contains:
- the Bcprp21 gene encoding Bcprp21, translating into MAPSVADAVAALDEIKPPQGVVLPPKEIKAILEKTAGYVARNGINFEDRIREKERTNPKFSFLSTNDAYNAYYLWRLSEIKEGRGTAVAAGRAGEAPAEAEKPKGPPEPPEFHFSARMPNISAQDLEVVRLTALFVAKNGRQFMTTLSQRETGNYQFDFLRPNHSLHNFFQRLIDQYTMLLRASGMDGEGGKMQQERITELQANVDDKFHVLGRAKQRAEWFKFQDEQKQKKEEAVEKEKLTYAQIDWHDFVVVETVMFTEADDQTNLPPPTSLNELQFASLDQKAQMSINSTHMRIEEAMPGDDGIFDGSYAQPQYNMAPPPVPQPSYQPQYQDPRQKNNEDEDEEEQRIRERTEARARAQQAQAEAKGGAAPMRIKENYVPRAAARAANKQQMALCPNCNQQIPYDELDAHMRIELLDPRWKEQKAKAESRYATTNLSTQDVANNLKRLASQRSDIFDGATGQHITEEEAARRKKAANGYDGTPVDKADRARYEMMQNVNVEEQIRAIHQKFGDKK; encoded by the exons ATGGCCCCTTCAGTCGCAGATGCTGTTGCAGCTCTTGATGAAATAAAACCACCTCAAGGTGTTGTATTACcaccaaaagaaatcaaag CTATTCTCGAGAAGACAGCAGGCTATGTTGCGCGAAATGGAATTAATTTCGAAG ATCGTATcagggaaaaagaaagaaccAACCCCAAATTCTCCTTCCTTAGCACCAATGATGCATACAATGCATACTACTTATGGCGACTCAGCGAGATTAAAGAAGGCAGGGGAACCGCAGTTGCGGCAGGGAGGGCTGGAGAGGCGCCGGCGGAAGCAGAGAAGCCTAAAGGACCACCTGAACCACCCGAGTTCCATTTCTCTGCGCGCATGCCCAATATCAGTGCACAGGATCTCGAAGTGGTCCGACTAACCGCTCTGTTCGTTGCGAAAAACGGTAGACAATTTATGACAACACTATCCCAGAGAGAAACGGGGAATTATCAGTTCGACTTCTTGAGGCCTAATCACAGTTTACATAACTTCTTCCagcgattgattgatcaatATACTATGTTGTTGCGAGCTAGCGGTATGGACGGAGAAGGCGGGAAGATGCAGCAGGAGAGAATCACAGAGTTGCAGGCGAATGTAGACGATAAATTTCACGTTTTGGGTAGAGCTAAGCAAAGAGCAGAGTGGTTCAAATTCCAAGACGAGCAAAaacagaagaaggaggaggcggttgagaaggagaagctTACATATGCACAAATCGATTGGCACGACTTTGTCGTGGTAGAGACTGTTATGTTCACGGAGGCTGATGATCAGACGAACTTACCTCCACCAACATCACTGAACGAACTTCAATTTGCCTCTCTGGACCAAAAGGCACAAATGTCTATCAACTCGACACACATGCGCATTGAAGAAGCCATGCCTGGAGACGATGGAATATTCGATGGATCATATGCCCAACCACAATATAACATGGCTCCACCACCAGTGCCTCAACCATCATATCAGCCACAATACCAAGACCCACGCCAGAAGAATaacgaagatgaggatgaagaagaacaGAGGATACGAGAGCGAACTGAGGCTAGAGCTCGTGCTCAACAAGCACAGGCTGAAGCTAAGGGTGGCGCTGCACCTATGAGAATCAAAGAGAACTACGTTCCTAGAGCTGCCGCAAGAGCTGCTAATAAGCAACAAATGGCTCTTTGTCCTAATTGTAATCAACAAATTCCTTATGATGAGCTTGATGCTCATATGAGAA TTGAATTACTGGATCCTAGGTGGAAGGAACAGAAAGCGAAGGCAGAGAGCCGCTATGCAACAACTAATCTCTCAACGCAAGATGTCGCTAATAATCTCAAACGTTTAGCGAGTCAAAGAAGTGATATTTTTGATGGAGCTACAGGGCAACATAtaacagaagaagaagccgcTCGAAGAAAGAAGGCAGCGAATGGTTATGATGGTACTCCGGTGGACAAAGCAGACAGAGCACGATATGAAATGATGCAGAATGTGAATGTAGAGGAGCAAATTCGGGCGATTCACCAGAAATTTGGGGATAAAAAATAG
- the Bcsnx3 gene encoding Bcsnx3 codes for MAESTQSPVAGQTSPKSPTSPGRSSIPSAMQAMPDSRQQSFEEIYGPPENFLEIEVRDPQTHGIGRSMYTDYEINCSTNIPAFKLRNSTVRRRYSDFEYFRDLLERESARVTIPPLPGKVFTNRFSDDVIEHRRGGLERFLQIVVGHPLLQTGSKVLAGFVQDPNWDRNAW; via the exons ATGGCGGAGTCTACACAATCGCCCGTCGCAGGCCAAACCTCCCCGAAAAGTCCTACATCTCCAGGAAGATCGAGCATACCATCTGCCATGCAGGCGATGCCCGATTCCCGTCAACAAAGCTTCGAAGAAATCTACGGACCTCCCGAAAATTTTCTGGAAATAGAA GTCCGCGATCCCCAAACCCACGGCATCGGCCGCAGCATGTACACCGACTACGAAATCAACTGCAGCACCAACATCCCCGCCTTCAAGCTGCGCAATTCAACCGTCCGACGCCGCTACAGCGATTTCGAATACTTCCGCGACCTCCTGGAGCGCGAGAGTGCGCGCGTGACCATCCCCCCTCTGCCCGGAAAGGTCTTCACCAACAGATTTAGCGATGATGTGATTGAGCATCGCAGAGGGGGCTTGGAGCGATTCTTGCAGATTGTCGTTGGTCACCCGCTCTTGCAGACGGGTAGTAAGGTTTTGGCTGGCTTTGTACAGG ATCCAAACTGGGATCGGAATGCCTGGTGA